Genomic window (Helianthus annuus cultivar XRQ/B chromosome 3, HanXRQr2.0-SUNRISE, whole genome shotgun sequence):
NNNNNNNNNNNNNNNNNNNNNNNNNNNNNNNNNNNNNNNNNNNNNNNNNNNNNNNNNNNNNNNNNNNNNNNNNNNNNNNNNNNNNNNNNNNNNNNNNNNNNNNNNNNNNNNNNNNNNNNNNNNNNNNNNNNNNNNNNNNNNNNNNNNNNNNNNNNNNNNNNNNNNNNNNNNNNNNNNNNNNNNNNNNNNNNNNNNNNNNNNNNNNNNNNNNNNNNNNNNNNNNNNNNNNNNNNNNNNNNNNNNNNNNNNNNNNNNNNNNNNNNNNNNNNNNNNNNNNNNNNNNNNNNNNNNNNNNNNNNNNNNNNNNNNNNNNNNNNNNNNNNNNNNNNNNNNNNNNNNNNNNNNNNNNNNNNNNNNNNNNNNNNNNNNNNNNNNNNNNNNNNNNNNNNNNNNNNNNNNNNNNNNNNNNNNNNNNNNNNNNNNNNNNNNNNNNNNNNNNNNNNNNNNNNNNNNNNNNNNNNNNNNNNNNNNNNNNNNNNNNNNNNNNNNNNNNNNNNNNNNNNNNNNNNNNNNNNNNNNNNNNNNNNNNNNNNNNNNNNNNNNNNNNNNNNNNNNNNNNNNNNNNNNNNNNNNNNNNNNNNNNNNNNNNNNNNNNNNNNNNNNNNNNNNNNNNNNNNNNNNNNNNNNNNNNNNNNNNNNNNNNNNNNNNNNNNNNNNNNNNNNNNNNNNNNNNNNNNNNNNNNNNNNNNNNNNNNNNNNNNNNNNNNNNNNNNNNNNNNNNNNNNNNNNNNNNNNNNNNNNNNNNNNNNNNNNNNNNNNNNNNNNNNNNNNNNNNNNNNNNNNNNNNNNNNNNNNNNNNNNNNNNNNNNNNNNNNNNNNNNNNNNNNNNNNNNNNNNNNNNNNNNNNNNNNNNNNNNNNNNNNNNNNNNNNNNNNNNNNNNNNNNNNNNNNNNNNNNNNNNNNNNNNNNNNNNNNNNNNNNNNNNNNNNNNNNNNNNNNNNNNNNNNNNNNNNNNNNNNNNNNNNNNNNNNNNNNNNNNNNNNNNNNNNNNNNNNNNNNNNNNNNNNNNNNNNNNNNNNNNNNNNNNNNNNNNNNNNNNNNNNNNNNNNNNNNNNNNNNNNNNNNNNNNNNNNNNNNNNNNNNNNNNNNNNNNNNNNNNNNNNNNNNNNNNNNNNNNNNNNNNNNNNNNNNNNNNNNNNNNNNNNNNNNNNNNNNNNNNNNNNNNNNNNNNNNNNNNNNNNNNNNNNNNNNNNNNNNNNNNNNNNNNNNNNNNNNNNNNNNNNNNNNNNNNNNNNNNNNNNNNNNNNNNNNNNNNNNNNNNNNNNNNNNNNNNNNNNNNNNNNNNNNNNNNNNNNNNNNNNNNNNNNNNNNNNNNNNNNNNNNNNNNNNNNNNNNNNNNNNNNNNNNNNNNNNNNNNNNNNNNNNNNNNNNNNNNNNNNNNNNNNNNNNNNNNNNNNNNNNNNNNNNNNNNNNNNNNNNNNNNNNNNNNNNNNNNNNNNNNNNNNNNNNNNNNNNNNNNNNNNNNNNNNNNNNNNNNNNNNNNNNNNNNNNNNNNNNNNNNNNNNNNNNNNNNNNNNNNNNNNNNNNNNNNNNNNNNNNNNNNNNNNNNNNNNNNNNNNNNNNNNNNNNNNNNNNNNNNNNNNNNNNNNNNNNNNNNNNNNNNNNNNNNNNNNNNNNNNNNNNNNNNNNNNNNNNNNNNNNNNNNNNNNNNNNNNNNNNNNNNNNNNNNNNNNNNNNNNNNNNNNNNNNNNNNNNNNNNNNNNNNNNNNNNNNNNNNNNNNNNNNNNNNNNNNNNNNNNNNNNNNNNNNNNNNNNNNNNNNNNNNNNNNNNNNNNNNNNNNNNNNNNNNNNNNNNNNNNNNNNNNNNNNNNNNNNNNNNNNNNNNNNNNNNNNNNNNNNNNNNNNNNNNNNNNNNNNNNNNNNNNNNNNNNNNNNNNNNNNNNNNNNNNNNNNNNNNNNNNNNNNNNNNNNNNNNNNNNNNNNNNNNNNNNNNNNNNNNNNNNNNNNNNNNNNNNNNNNNNNNNNNNNNNNNNNNNNNNNNNNNNNNNNNNNNNNNNNNNNNNNNNNNNNNNNNNNNNNNNNNNNNNNNNNNNNNNNNNNNNNNNNNNNNNNNNNNNNNNNNNNNNNNNNNNNNNNNNNNNNNNNNNNNNNNNNNNNNNNNNNNNNNNNNNNNNNNNNNNNNNNNNNNNNNNNNNNNNNNNNNNNNNNNNNNNNNNNNNNNNNNNNNNNNNNNNNNNNNNNNNNNNNNNNNNNNNNNNNNNNNNNNNNNNNNNNNNNNNNNNNNNNNNNNNNNNNNNNNNNNNNNNNNNNNNNNNNNNNNNNNNNNNNNNNNNNNNNNNNNNNNNNNNNNNNNNNNNNNNNNNNNNNNNNNNNNNNNNNNNNNNNNNNNNNNNNNNNNNNNNNNNNNNNNNNNNNNNNNNNNNNNNNNNNNNNNNNNNNNNNNNNNNNNNNNNNNNNNNNNNNNNNNNNNNNNNNNNNNNNNNNNNNNNNNNNNNNNNNNNNNNNNNNNNNNNNNNNNNNNNNNNNNNNNNNNNNNNNNNNNNNNNNNNNNNNNNNNNNNNNNNNNNNNNNNNNNNNNNNNNNNNNNNNNNNNNNNNNNNNNNNNNNNNNNNNNNNNNNNNNNNNNNNNNNNNNNNNNNNNNNNNNNNNNNNNNNNNNNNNNNNNNNNNNNNNNNNNNNNNNNNNNNNNNNNNNNNNNNNNNNNNNNNNNNNNNNNNNNNNNNNNNNNNNNNNNNNNNNNNNNNNNNNNNNNNNNNNNNNNNNNNNNNNNNNNNNNNNNNNNNNNNNNNNNNNNNNNNNNNNNNNNNNNNNNNNNNNNNNNNNNNNNNNNNNNNNNNNNNNNNNNNNNNNNNNNNNNNNNNNNNNNNNNNNNNNNNNNNNNNNNNNNNNNNNNNNNNNNNNNNNNNNNNNNNNNNNNNNNNNNNNNNNNNNNNNNNNNNNNNNNNNNNNNNNNNNNNNNNNNNNNNNNNNNNNNNNNNNNNNNNNNNNNNNNNNNNNNNNNNNNNNNNNNNNNNNNNNNNNNNNNNNNNNNNNNNNNNNNNNNNNNNNNNNNNNNNNNNNNNNNNNNNNNNNNNNNNNNNNNNNNNNNNNNNNNNNNNNNNNNNNNNNNNNNNNNNNNNNNNNNNNNNNNNNNNNNNNNNNNNNNNNNNNNNNNNNNNNNNNNNNNNNNNNNNNNNNNNNNNNNNNNNNNNNNNNNNNNNNNNNNNNNNNNNNNNNNNNNNNNNNNNNNNNNNNNNNNNNNNNNNNNNNNNNNNNNNNNNNNNNNNNNNNNNNNNNNNNNNNNNNNNNNNNNNNNNNNNNNNNNNNNNNNNNNNNNNNNNNNNNNNNNNNNNNNNNNNNNNNNNNNNNNNNNNNNNNNNNNNNNNNNNNNNNNNNNNNNNNNNNNNNNNNNNNNNNNNNNNNNNNNNNNNNNNNNNNNNNNNNNNNNNNNNNNNNNNNNNNNNNNNNNNNNNNNNNNNNNNNNNNNNNNNNNNNNNNNNNNNNNNNNNNNNNNNNNNNNNNNNNNNNNNNNNNNNNNNNNNNNNNNNNNNNNNNNNNNNNNNNNNNNNNNNNNNNNNNNNNNNNNNNNNNNNNNNNNNNNNNNNNNNNNNNNNNNNNNNNNNNNNNNNNNNNNNNNNNNNNNNNNNNNNNNNNNNNNNNNNNNNNNNNNNNNNNNNNNNNNNNNNNNNNNNNNNNNNNNNNNNNNNNNNNNNNNNNNNNNNNNNNNNNNNNNNNNNNNNNNNNNNNNNNNNNNNNNNNNNNNNNNNNNNNNNNNNNNNNNNNNNNNNNNNNNNNNNNNNNNNNNNNNNNNNNNNNNNNNNNNNNNNNNNNNNNNNNNNNNNNNNNNNNNNNNNNNNNNNNNNNNNNNNNNNNNNNNNNNNNNNNNNNNNNNNNNNNNNNNNNNNNNNNNNNNNNNNNNNNNNNNNNNNNNNNNNNNNNNNNNNNNNNNNNNNNNNNNNNNNNNNNNNNNNNNNNNNNNNNNNNNNNNNNNNNNNNNNNNNNNNNNNNNNNNNNNNNNNNNNNNNNNNNNNNNNNNNNNNNNNNNNNNNNNNNNNNNNNNNNNNNNtgggaactgttccgacaactcaaattcttaattattacagaccgaaagtaaatattgttttaagacttctagacgactaactgtaaatcttactgactacaggtgccagtacaagatctacagataattatggccctggaacaggtacgtggacactgtcctaaggtcacaggctcctagaagcttattattgcctcgcttccctagcacgctagtagcttaaacacctgtcacatacgttaaaataaaagtcaatacatataatgtaaaggtgagtacacaagtttgatatagcatatagagttcgaatagtttacgcataaccaagcacgtacacaagggcaaacgatgcatgtaaattatcgacatgggaccatcgataccaatgacttcaagttgactgtccgagacagttcgcaatacatgattaccaccgtaatccatgcaagtaattgtccttagcaacccccgtgggaacgggtgctgagtccaaactatagtactatgttgctaaagcaggcagatagcactccacgtgtaaacataataaacagcaatcatttagacaagtaatacatgcaattaggttagcgttcaaatagtttgtgttgtttgtggatttgatagattacgtatgtaacacccaaaagtgctgaaagcaaaaagggatcgagtatactcacagtggttggttgtagattgaaaggagcactgagaataggttagcctgaatagttcgataacacaacgatgagtaacgcggaaaaagtaaacaatgtacttggatcgagtaggccattcgatcgaacagcagttcgatcgagtgggctgttcgattggtttgaaagtccgttcgaacatccattcgatcggccggctggctcgatcggctggtttcttcaagtggattgtttcttcctttgatgagaaggatgtgtttgtgtacgatggtttgtactacctttcaaattggtcgatcgaacagctgttcgatcggttagcccaaccgatcggctagcacttcattgttttcaaatatgtcactcgatcggttggcatgttcgatcgggtgacattccaatgtttcgaaaagtctaagtgttttgaagtatagtatctcatgattcgagcagtaatgattacaatcgagtggtgtagtcgatcgaacagtacctcgtcaatactacacctttgtgagttggtgggtctaagtgctagtcgatcggttagcctagccgatcggctggcatagtcgttcggttgggctgttcgatcgaacagcctagccgttcggccagcttctcgatttggttaacctatcacgtaacacttggttattcccgttaattgttgatgttttagagatattttgactacgagttgaaccacgaagctgaagtccctacttagtctactgactcgagcaggaatcacccaagctcggccagaggcggtttggaacttaagtttaacgtttaacccgaaatcggtatatctctcggtaaaacccgaatcttgaaccatgtgtttgtttagattgatttgtaaatcggttcaagtctcgttttctcctttttgagtgtaaaagagtggaaagatagatgaaaacccatcttccaatccttttccaccgtgaaatgttaagatctttggaagattttaggttatttatgtggaaatcggttagatctagcttattcatggttgaatgaagtcaagaacatgaagttcttgatgaacaccaagaacaccatgatgacatcactcaagaacacctagatcttggtgatttcatggttgaaatccaagttttgaaagatagaaaggtggagaatcgattaatgaacaaaaacgtacaaggattagagcgaaatacttaccggtttgagagaaatctgagatttagtgagaagaaggggctggtcggtcagagcttttccaaaagtggaaagtttgacaaggacagccctatttataggcttccaaaagaggaaagggtcagctgatcgaacagcctgttcgatcggctagcctgttcgatcaggttgccctgttcgatcggctagcctgttcgatcaggttgccctgttcgatcggctagcctgttcgatcaggttgccctgttcgatcggcttgcctggttttgagtgtttcgcgacgatttttgatatttcgacttcgatgaacgatgatttgagaatgatagaattcctaatcaaattacttttagtctcaactactatatctaacatacaagcatccttacaccatgacttggattcgatttcgattgggtttgattcacctttgagtcttgattgatttgattgattcaccacacactttaacataaaagtaaacatgcacaagtaacacataaggcacacgcacacgtataaaaagtactaaaatccccacacttgagtttgatgattgatttaattagcttgattattgattgactagctttattgcattgttacttcctatcattcacagtcggtcgttgattcacagttcgattatcggtcgattagtttgattatacaacacttactccaaataatataaaaatcaaaatgaaactaaaatgaaattaatctttattaatctttaattccaataacagtcaactcttgactttgactttgacttttgggaaacacggggtgttacatgccCGTCCTGGACCTTCAACGGTAGACCAACATCGTTACCGTCCAGATCATCATAGTCAGGAAAATCATAATCAAACTTCCTTCATGGCAGCACCACAAAACCCCTCTTCTGTGCTAAACCCTAGCAGCCCGTACATCTCAGTTGTCGAAAGGGCAGCACCACAAAACCCCTCTTCTGTGCAAAACCCTGGTGCTTCACCCCTCGACCAACATCCATACCCCCGATATGTAGGTTTGGATGCATCTACCATAGGTTGTGCTACCACCAATACGACAGCGATCGTGACTCTAATGCATTATCAGATGATGCCGTCGTTAGTGATGATCCATGGGAACAATATCACAAGACTGACAGCGATTCTGATTCATCCTTTTGATTCCAGAGAATGACTTAGGGGTTCCTGTATTGGTAGATGTATTTTGTGTTCGTGAATtctcctaaattaaaataaacCGCGTAATGTTCTTTGATGTTTACATTATTGTGATGGCCAATGTCTTAATTGTTAAATTACACCAACTCATAATTCAAACAGAAATACCAAACACAAAACGTCCCTGGAATGATAGGCCTAGAAGTGACATCACAAGAATAGATAACACTAAAAACCACAAACGAACAACAAAAACATAATATATTAATGTCGGCCACAGGTCTTCCTGTTGTGGCCTGTTTCTCCACATCTGCTGCATCGACGGACCTGGGGTTCGTCGTGGTAGTTGACATCCATCTCATTTTGAATTCTTCTTGCACGAACCCTACCACGGTGTGTTGTAACCCTTGAAGGGTCCCCTTGAATTCTCCACTGCGGTTCTTCCCACTCTTCCTTAGGGCCTAGCGTGTAAAAATGCCCGTTGTACTGTTCCCGATAGGTAGTAGTGTGGAATTTTGAATTCGTAACCTCGTGTGGTTCCTCACCCCTCCATGAGCAAACAGCAATGGCGTGAGAACAAGGAAATCTGAGCATTTGCCATTTCCCACATGAGCACCACTTACGAATGTATTCAACGGTGTACTCATTACCACCATGATCGTTCGCTTCGTCCCTTGAAACAACTGAGTAGCGAGCATCTGTGACATCATACACGGACACTTCATGTTGCATTGCCACCGAATACAGTTTGTTAAACCTGGACCAAATGCGAGGGGGTAGAGGGGTGTTGCAGGTTTGGGCCATGTGCGAGTGCCTGGCATACTCGGATACGTCTTTGGTAAACGTCTAATGAATTAACGCTTTAATAGGAAGCAGTCTTGCTTCACGTAAGACGTTATTCATAGACTCGGATATGTTCGTCGTTAGGTTTCCCCAACGCCTGTTTCTATGATCATGAACAATAGTCCACTTAGTTTTATCTATGTTGTTCAGATAGTCCCAAGTTGCCTGATCTAGCATCCGCATTTCCCTCACAGCCCAACGATACTTCGATGGTTGACTTATGctcccaatcatccaacacaGCTTTCTAAGGCTTTTACTCTTATACTTTCCACTGAAATTGCTTCTTACATGTCGAAGACAATAACGATGGTACGCCTTCGGTTCCTTCCAATCTTCGAGGTTCTCCATGGCATTAATTATTCCAGCATGACGGTCTGATAGAACACATATTTTACTAGTACAGTTTGTGGTGACGTGTTCCTTCAAATTTTGGAAAAACTAACACCAACTATGGACAGTCTCTTCGTCAACCAGAGCGTACGCCAATGGCATTATGTAGTTGTTGGCGTTTTTGGTTACCGCAACCAACAACTTGCCGCGGTATGGACCTTTCAAGTGTGTGCCATCCACGGAGATTACAGGCTGGCATAGACGGAATGCACTAATAGAGGGACCGAAGGCCCAAAAAACATATTTGAATGTTGGATGTCCTGGAGCCGAATGTGGGTGATGAAACCAGTTAACCACCGTACTAGGGTTTCGAGACTGAAGCCGTAACACGTACTTCAGGAGCTCCGCAAAGTTGCTATCCCAAGTTCCATATATCCTCTCAATTGCCTTTCTTCTACCCCGCCACGCCTTTGTATACATAACATCGACGGACATGGTTTGCTTTATGAACgtccttatgtgttttaccttaaACGCGATGTCTGTACGAATTTGTGGAAGGATGTTTGCACCGATATCCTTAGATCTAAGGCACCTGTTGTTGTTGCGCACCACAGTTGAATAACAACTGTGGGCAGGTGCCCCAGTTGGTAATCTGCCACAAGTGTTGGAGTTCTTGCTTTGATGCGGTTGCACGCCATTCACAAACAGGAGCACCAGGAAAGggtttttataatttttgtttCTCGTGTAGCATTTAACTTTGTATAAAGTTGGTTTGCTATCCACCACGAATATTTCCCTTCCTCGGCGAATGTTCCACTCTCGAACAGCAAGGTCCACATCCTGTTTGGACTTGAAAAACATCCCCAGGCGAATTTGTTTTGATTTTGGATTCCATATGTCCATTGGGTTATCTTCATAATCCGGACACATGTAATCCCTAAGCTCCTCATCCTCTTGGGGGTCGTCATGTGGACCTGCAACGACAGGCCTAGAATGCGTTGGCTGAGACAAGGTCAACGCAGTTTGATCGTTGACTGCGGCCTCATCGTCAGAAGAGGCTTCATCTTATGGGGGGGCCTCCTCACTTTCTGAAGTGTCTTCTGTGCTGTAAACTTCTGACTCATCAAAGCCGTCGTTTTTGTCGTCACCAACGACAAATTGAGAAGCGGGACCGACTAGGTTCTCAACAGACGGCATGAGGTGGTGTTCTTGAGTTGTTTGCCCATCTCCTTCACCATCATCATCGGATAACTGGTTGTCAACAACATTACGTTGTGTTATGCCATTGAGAAGGTTTGTAAAACTCATATGACGGAGGGGATTAACTGCCTCCCATTGAACGTAGATCTCGGCAATGAAGTTGCCTTCAAACACTCCGGCTAAGTAGTGCAACATTTCAACGCCatcttcattgaaaatttttgttGTCTGAGATGTCCCTTGATATGTGTACCCTAATAACATCGAAACCACAACGGATTCTTTCTGTAGTCGAACATGATTACAGATTGAATCGACCAATTCATCATAAGACATTTTGTGTCGCATAAGGAATGTGGTTGTTAGCATGGATTGGTCAAATTGAACAACCCCGTTTACAAAAGAAAACACACCACCCCAGTAAAGTCTAACGAGGTATGGCCGAAAAGAATCCATTAACAGACAAAAGGAAATTTGGCGGAAAATTGTTAGGAtgaagtgaaaaaaaaaatttgttgtgCTTATTAAGGATGAGCTGAAAAAAGAAGGTTGTTTTTGGTACTTCAATCTTGATGTAGGTTGACACCCTAATCCCATGGGTATTTATACCGGTGAGGACCCAGACTTTAGCTGGGTATTTCACAAACATTTAAGTAATTCTAAAATTAATAGTATTATTTGAATTAACGAACGGGGTTTTATTGTTTATGTCCTTTCTTTAAAAGTTAGTTATATTCTAAAATATTACAGTATTATTTATATTAACGAAGGTGTTTCAATACTTAAAATTGGTGTTTCTATACTTATAGTTGGTGTTTCAATTAAGTCTAgtgtatgcaaaaaaaaaacatatttcaCTATTTCAAACTTTGTCGTTCACCTCTATTTTAAAAGAAAGGTGCAACCTCTGTAATTTAAGTTATAGATGCCATGTGATGGAAGTAATGAAAGCCAGACAAGAGGAAACCATGTGAACTTTGCATATGAAATGATGGAAGCCAGATAACCTCTATAATTCACCTCTGTTCAACTTTGCATATGAAATCAACGAGCCTCTTTAACTTTGCATATGAAATCAACGAGGCTTCAtaacatagttcatcaaatcagcGAGGCTTTTTAAGATTGCAAACAAAAAAAGCGAGGTTCTTCAAATTTGGGCTTCATTTGAGCGAGGTTCTTcaacatagttcatcaaatcagcGAGGCTTTAGTAAATTGTTCTTCAAATCAGCGAGGATTCTAAAGTCGTTCTTCACTTCGGCGAGGTTGATATATGATCGGACATTCAATCAGCGAAGTTAATCTGATTGTCAGCAACTTGCAGCCTTCTGCAGAAAATGTAAGGAAGTTCACTGAAGACTTTGGCAAACTACCTAAAAACAGTCATAAATTTGTATAACACCTAAAGGCACTGTTTGGGGGTTGAAAGCCCCTATTTCTGCAAAAAACTCTGGGAAAGACCTTCAAAGACACATCCCTGaaaccccaaaaaaaaaaacacgttGTGTGAAAGATGCATGGGAGAAGTCCTAAACGCATGAGAAAGACCTTCAAAGATGCATCCCGTGCTTGAAAGACGCATCCCAGATGTCGGACGCTTCAGCTCCCGAAAGACCTTCAAAGGCGTATCCCATGCTTGAAAGGTCGCTCCAAAAGCACATAAGATGACTAGTTTTGGAAGATGGTGTGTTCAATAACTAGTTTTGtgattttcctttttttttaaatttgttttaacTTTGACTTTCAGGAGCTGCAAAGTTACGCCATTTGTATTGAGTTATGTATATTTATTAGTGTTAATGTTAATAAAACTAGAAATTATAGAAATTATAGATACAGTTCAGATTATGTAAGAAATTGTTGATTATTTAAGTTAGATCATTACCTAtatattacctatatattaaaattacaaGTGAATGAATAATAAtaaattacctatatattaaaattacaaGTGAATGAATAGTAACAAAACTAAGTGATAAGTAAATGGTATTGGGTATCGGCACTgatatcaaatttatcaaactGGGGGTATTTTTTGGTGCCGGTTCGACACTGGTATTCGTCGGTTTATACCCTCAAGTACCGTTGCCATACTAGTACTGACCTGTACCGAACCGTATCGTACCATACCACGTATATTCGGTACCAATAgtcacttttggggatttcggtaaagGCATTTTCGGTATCGATTGGTACCGagttcatcaaatcctgtagcaacgtagaaatgcaagtaattgcaccgtttagattacttttcatacacacagtaagtaactgtatttcgtttgaatgaggttttatatacatgAAGAAACACGTAACTAATCTTAGGgataattagtttggtttatgtttctaccataagggttaatcttctttggtTTCTTGAGCTCCTTAGTGACTGattatcctgcaaaacagaacaccattagctcgttaagaggggaatatgggggtttccctcttaaccaggctccggcgtgagaataagtaactaTCTCGAGGAGATTAAAGTGAGTAATGAGTGAGAGTGGAGGGAATAGAATGAATCAACCTGTGAATGAAGTGTTCTATTTATAGTCAGAGTGGTGTGAAGGATGTGGGCttatgggccttgggccggaagacGACAATAGAATGGATATGCCtattgtctcactggtgtcgaccgttagtgtcTTCTGGACGTTtctcggtgctggcgcaccatgAGTGGAGCCACGTGTCGCTGTTATTGGACTCTGTCATCAGCCAGTTAGTGGAGATCGTGGTGCAGGTGTCTTTGCCccgtgattggtgccacgtaggcgtccttgagTACTTTTTGTCTCCTGCTCGTCAGGTGATCGTGGTGCACGATTAAGCAGAGCCTGGAGAATGCGGATTGGCTCTTTTCTTCTGACACTTGTACCCTTTGTACTTTAAGACGTCTTTACGCCGCATCCCTGCGCGGCTCTTGCTGCACATGGAACTGGCCTGCGCAAGGTATGGGCGCTTGGAGGCTCGACTTCAGGATGCTAAGTTGTTGCTTTGTCTTGCTTAGCCCCGCGCGGCGTTGGCGAGTGTTGCTCTACCCGCGCGAGGTTGAGGTCGAAAACGTAATtgattaaggagtatggtcttTCGCGCGACTCGGAGGAAGTTTTGCGcgggtttttgggaccataccccttcaagtccccccagtcctgTGCTGCACCATGCAAGAAGTaaatggttggagctctggactaaGAAAAAAGAAGTTAAATGCTCTGATGGTGCTTGCTTGACCCTGGTTGATGGCGCGCGTGTAATTGCTTGGATTACTTTTGCGCGGCTACCAGGGTTGTTCTTTGGACACATTGCCTTTGGCTTTGAAACGCGTAAGGTTGTTTGACGAATTGTAATTGTTGCGCTTTTGTGCCGTTTGAACATGATTTTTACGTTTTGCTTCCCGTTTTTCGagttacaattattgcactgttgctagaaactttggttaagttagcgAAGTGTGGCTCTTGTGTGAATGTAATTGTTTGGTCTCGCGCTACGTTCGCGGAGACCTTAGAGGTGTAACTCTATAGCTCGTAATttactgaagtgttttcgtgc
Coding sequences:
- the LOC110932199 gene encoding uncharacterized protein LOC110932199, whose product is MAQTCNTPLPPRIWSRFNKLYSVAMQHEVSVYDVTDARYSVVSRDEANDHGGNEYTVEYIRKWCSCGKWQMLRFPCSHAIAVCSWRGEEPHEVTNSKFHTTTYREQYNGHFYTLGPKEEWEEPQWRIQGDPSRVTTHRGRVRARRIQNEMDVNYHDEPQCYLFL
- the LOC118490523 gene encoding uncharacterized protein LOC118490523 — translated: MDIWNPKSKQIRLGMFFKSKQDVDLAVREWNIRRGREIFVVDSKPTLYKVKCYTRNKNYKNPFLVLLFVNGVQPHQSKNSNTCGRLPTGAPAHSCYSTVVRNNNRCLRSKDIGANILPQIRTDIAFKVKHIRTFIKQTMSVDVMYTKAWRGRRKAIERIYGTWDSNFAELLKYVLRLQSRNPSTVVNWFHHPHSAPGHPTFKYVFWAFGPSISAFRLCQPVISVDGTHLKGPYRGKLLVAVTKNANNYIMPLAYALVDEETVHSWC